Within Apostichopus japonicus isolate 1M-3 chromosome 23, ASM3797524v1, whole genome shotgun sequence, the genomic segment TTTAAATTTGTCTAATGCTGAACATGTAGTTCCAACTAAGCTCTACAACTTCTTAGCTTGGGTTGTTGGTGCTTCTGAAGAACCAGTCATCACCAGTAAAGTGAAAGTTGAAGACTCTGTTCATCATAAATTACTTTCTGTGGCTCAAGATGTAATGCAACTTGCTTTCAAAGGGAAGAAAATGACACCAAAGTATCTTTCCCTTGGTATGGCTGTTCGTCATCTTACTGGATCAGCTCAACTGATAGGACTGTTGAATGGACTAGGTCACTGTTCCTCCCATTCTGTGGTGCTTGAACATGACACAGCCTTAGCTCAACAACATCTTGACCATACGGATGCACTCCCAGCTACTATTGTCCCCGGAGAATTTTTGACTTTTGTCTGGGATAATATTGATTTTGGAGAGGAAACCCTCACTGGAAAAGGCACTACACACAGCACCAATGGGATTGCAATCCAGCGAGGAAAGCATGACCTCTCTGAAGTACAAAGAGTTCCGCTCGTACGCAGAAAGCAGCGTTCGATCAAAGCTCCACCTTCTAACATACTGCCATATTTTGGTGTAAAGAAGCATGGGCCAAGACCTTTCGGTGATCAACTCGAAGTGGGGGAGAATGTGAATCTTCAAAATGAGGCACGTCTCATCGACTTAACATATAATTTGCTGAAAGCAGAGTATGGTGCAAGTATACCCACTTGGACTGGTTACAATATTGGGTTGTGTCCACATGTGCCAGTGGTTTCTCAAATTACATACTTGCCAGTGATCAATGCAAGTCCTACAGAATACGACACATTGCACACAGTGTTGCAAGAAAGCTTGAAGATCGCTGACAAAAGTTCTGTCAACACAGTGGTAGTGGTCATGGATGAAGCAACATACGCCAAAGCGCAGCAAATTCGATGGACAAGTGAGGTTTTTAGGAACCGCATCGTCATGAGACTTGGAGAATTCCATGTGTGAATGGCATACATAGCCTGCATTGGCAGTCGTTTTGGTGATGCTGGTCTAAGAGATTTACTTATCGAGTCAAATATCGTTGCCCAGGGCTCTATCAACGGAGTTTTAAATGGTCATCACTACAACCGGTCAGTGCGGACTCATAAGTTAGCAGCAGATGCTTTATCCAGGTTGCGTTGGCTTGCTTTCCTGGACACATTAAATGAACAACAAAGAGAAGAAATCAGGATGGTTTTGGCTGACTTACATGAAAGTTATCTATCTAATACCATCTTAGATTTTGTAAGAATGGATGAACTGAAGATGCTTCAACAGCAATTTCAACAGTTCATTAGCAGGCACAGTGCTGTTAACCCAACGTTTGCCTTCTGGAGTTCATATCTGGAGATGGTGCAACTTCTGCTGCTGTTCCTCCGTGCTACCAGGGAGGTAATTGGGATCTACATTTGTCAACTGTGCGCTCAATGCTACCATGGTTCTTTGCGTGTGATAGAGTCCATTACTCACGGTACCTTCCTGTCTACTGGCTGGAAATGAAAAATCTCCCTGAAAGTCATCCTGATGTACACGAAAATCTGTCTGCTGGAGAATTTGTTGTGCAGAGGCAGGATCAGTTTGGATTTAGCCAGATTGCTTGTGATCAGACCATTGAACAGACATGCAACAGGGACACAAAAACAAAGGGCGGTTTGACTGGCTTTACCCTGAACAGAGGTGCGGTCCATCGCTGGATTTTATCGAGCCATGAGAGAGCTGCCATTACCAAGGAGTGTCAGACAATGGCAGGGAAGTTTTTACACTCACGGAAGAAAGACCTTGATAAGACAAGAATCTGCAAGGACGAAGAGCACACCAACTTGGTAATGGCTACAGTTGAAAGTATGATCAACCCCTTTGAACCTGATCAGCATCAACTGGTTAATATTTCCTCGGGTGTTGTTGCTACTGATGATGTTTGTGAAGACCTACTTTCAGCTCAAGAAGTTGGTGAAACTGCTGTGCAAGCCTACTGCAAAGAGAGATTGCAACAGGGTGACAAAGATGTGTTTGCTACATTACGTAAATGTAATCTTAAATCTTTCACTTCAATGGTAAAAAAGGTGAAATCAAATCAGAAGGGcaaagaaattgttttgaaatcagACCGTAATCTTTTTGCAAGACTGCTCCTGATTGGCAGTTCGCGTCAAGTTGATATTAAGGAAATGTTAAGTTACTCCTTAGGTATCTTTCCTTTATCTATTGCTACTTGTGAAGGAAGTTTGGTAAagacaaacaaagcaaaaatgaTGCAGTTTCTTGAAGAGAAGGTTGATACACCCCTGTATGTAGAAAGGCCTCCTATGGAAGCTGCATGGATTGTTGATGGTATGGCACTCCTCCAACAATTGAAAAACCCACCTGCAACATTTGGTTTGTTAGCTAGACATGTTCTTGATATTCTCCTTAATCTAGCCAGAAGTAACAATGCAATGTATGTTCACTTTGTGACCGATCGCTATCTGAATAAAAGCATAAAAAGTgctgaaagggagaaaaggggTGTTGGTGGTACAGAAATTTTTAGAATATATTCAGATGATCAGAGTGTACCCAAGCAATGGAAGAAATTCCTAAGTGCAAGCACAAACAAAGAGTCATTGGTGAAATATGTTTTTCAGAAGTGGTCTTCTGGTGATATGGACCTGCATGGTGTGGTGATTTTCATTGCCCATGATCAAGAATGTCATCAAATATGTACAACAGAGTCAGGAGTTGAGTGTAAACCTGTTCCTGCCCTTCATTGTAACCATGAAGAGGCTGATACCAGGATTTTTCTCCATTGCTCTTATGCATCTAGTGTTACGAAGTGTAACAACATTATCATTAAGAGCCCAGATACTGATGTAATGATTATAGCTGTTGCAATGTGCAGTACCCTTTCTACAAGATTGTTTTTCAGTACAGGAGTAGGAAATAAGAAGCGCATTATTGATGTATCGCAAGTAGCTAATAACGTAGGAACAGATATCTGTTCTGCATTGATTGGTTTCCATGTTTTTACAGGGTGCGACAGTGTTAGTTCTTTTTATGGTAAGGGTAAGGTAAAATGCCTTAAAGTACTTAAGTCTAGACCAGAATTTTGTAACACATTTTCTTCACTTGGAGAAACATTTGATGTCCCAAATGAGTTGTCAAAAACACTACAGTCATTTGTTTGTTGTCTTTATGGCCAAACTGCATGCACAGATGTGAACCAAGCAAGGTTAAATTTGTTTAGACTTGATGTTAGGTGTGAAACTGGGATGCCTCCTACTCAGGATGCCCTGCAGAAGCATATTTTACGTGCAAACTACCAGACTGCCATACACAAGCTATGCTTCGAACAGTTTCCTGAGGTTCCTCCACCCATAAGCCATGGATGGAAAGTAGTCGATGATAACCTTGATATTGATTGGATGGACTGCCCCCCTGCACCTGATAGTGTACTTGAATTTGTTCAGTGCGGAtgtaaaaaatcaaaatgccGACAGAGAATTTGTTCATGTGTACAAAATGGTCTGCCATGTACAGATCTGTGTCATTGTTCTGACTGTGACAATAAGTTTGCTTATAATGAAGTTGAAGAGGAGGAGGTTGATAGTGACGAAGAAGTGATTTAGGTATTAAATGATTAGTTATATATTATTCAAGACCTTTGCAATTTTGCATGAGAGACGACATGATGAAAAGTTGCCATGTCTGAATTCCTGCAAATTTTCATGAATACTGTATGTGCAATGCACTAGGTCCTGTTCTATGaaaatgtatacatactgtatatagctACTAGATAtagtaaatgttttcaatttttactTCATAACAATAATGGTAAAAAGGAATTTATGCACTGGTGATGGCATGTGGCTGTAATGTCTTGGATTGTGAACATAATATTTTaagtacattttcaaacttgCATGTACAGTAGACAAACCAACTAAATCTCTTTGGTCAAAAGTGGTGTTAGCTCTGAAAATCGTGTTTTTCAAGAAATCTCCAACTCAGTTGACTCTCTGAATGGTtatataaaattaattatcattgTACCACATAATGTCCTCACTCAGTGCATTGAATGTCTTGTTCAAAAAGTGtaacaataactagaatactGTCACTGTTCATATATACCATTGACCAAATATGCTAAATGCTATTTTTTAGGTATACTTCTTTATTCATAAGGTATTGGCCCTTTTTAAAGTAACTGTAAAAGGAAATGCTTCAAAgataatttatgaaaaaagatCTTttgctataataataatataattcagAACTGAAACTAACACACCTTTCTCGCCTTCTTTACACTTTATGGTTTACATTGGAGCCTCACTCCCATATGCTTTCCTCATTTATAAACTAGGTTTATACATGTCCCCTCCTTACACCACCTCACCCTCCCCCTCACCTTCCCAATCCCTTAACTTTGccttaatattttcaattcaagAGGGGCTTCAATCTCTGAAATTTTGGAGAGGGTTACGCTTTTAAGCACCATTTAATATATCCATGTCCAGCTACCAAACATAGGTATGGGAATTGCAGTGCATAGGATTGGGCTAGGGAGAATGATGTTTGGCACATGATCAGAAGTTATGACAGGTTTTCCATGTAATTACAATGAAAAGCATCGCAGagtaattttaattataatttttcacATAGCAGTATACAATGCGCTGATATACTGAAAtggacagcgccctctattctATTTTTAGTGCTTTATGACCTTGGGtagacacccccaccccccacaaaacaaattatCATCGTACGTATGTTCAAAATAGCTGGCGGAACCTCAACATGAAGGTAGATTCTCTTTCTGATCAATTTTATGGTATTTGTGGCCTATTCTATTTTGTACAGGATATGTATGGGGAAATTGCCGCCATTTTGGCCTAAAAAACATTAATGTGCAACATTGACGCTTGGGAACAACTGATTTTGGAGAATAATACATATTACTAATAAAATATAATGGGTTTCATGTAGACCCCGTGACTTTGCAACGAAAGTTTATTTTTAGATCACTTTTCCTACTTCGGCCCACGGCCTACAGAGCCTACATTtacaaaagagagaaaaaatatttttcatttcttaacaGGAGCTCCATACATCCCAAGTTACATGGATCTTACAAACGGACCCGAGCCGTGTGTAGTCTGCGGTGACGCTGCCACTGGGTACCACTACAGATGTATGACCTGTGAAGGTTGTAAGGTAGGACAGTCCTATCCTTTTCAAGCCCTTTTACCCCTTACCCAAGCCCCCAAGCCCTTTACCCATTTCAAGGAGATTATCAAGGCTTTATGAAACTTCTCACTTTCTCCATCAACCCTTTGATTCTATAGTACTACACTATCAACATCCTGCTGCCTTCAGAATGCTTTCGGTCAGAGCTTTAATTCTAGTGTGTATATATCTCTGTTTATATTCATGTATAggataggcctaggctagatgTTATCTCTGACAGTGCTTGGGAAACTTATCGCAACAGAAACAATGTGGCTGTAGCAAACTCCATGTTCTACTGTACCTCAGCCTGCAAGGTTTATGCTCTGGTGATTCGGTTAATTAAGTGGAGCTTCATCAGAAGAATTAACCTATACATTTGGTAGGCAAGGGCTATTCACAGTATCTGACAACTTACTGTATTGAACGAAGACTAATGGATTAACATAGCAGCGCACCATCTGTGCTTTGATAAACCAAGGTCAGGCCGCACTCTGTGAAGGTTAGACTATTCTACAAATTATACGTTCAAAATAGACatatttttcttccattttgcaCTGTCTTCCACTTTACTAGAAGTATAACCAGCTTCTTGCATGTGGCAAAAAAACCATGgagttttccactttttttttccccaatttGGAAGAAAACTGTGAACCCAAGTCTTCAGGAACAATTTGAAAGATTTCTATTTGATTGCTCTTTTTGGCAATTAAATAGTTACAGCACTTTTAATATCTTTATGATGCATATAAATAGACACATGGattcaaaattttgtttacatgttttcatGTTTCCATAGTTACATGATTTGTGATTTTCTTCATGATTTCAAGTTAATGCATTGGTTTATGCTGATACCTGTCTCGTCTAAACAATTACATACACATTTCCCAAAATGTAAACttttcatgtttaaattatCAACACCtgtttttttatcaaatattttctttgtattttaagGGATTTTTTCGGAGGACAATTCAGAAGACATTGACCTATTACTGTAAATGGAATGAAGAATGCATTATTGATAAGACCACCAGGAACCAGTGCCAACAGTGTAGATACAAGAAATGCTTAGCGATGGGGATGGCTCCGGACTGTGAGTACCTTAATTAATCCAC encodes:
- the LOC139964537 gene encoding uncharacterized protein gives rise to the protein MLPWFFACDRVHYSRYLPVYWLEMKNLPESHPDVHENLSAGEFVVQRQDQFGFSQIACDQTIEQTCNRDTKTKGGLTGFTLNRGAVHRWILSSHERAAITKECQTMAGKFLHSRKKDLDKTRICKDEEHTNLVMATVESMINPFEPDQHQLVNISSGVVATDDVCEDLLSAQEVGETAVQAYCKERLQQGDKDVFATLRKCNLKSFTSMVKKVKSNQKGKEIVLKSDRNLFARLLLIGSSRQVDIKEMLSYSLGIFPLSIATCEGSLVKTNKAKMMQFLEEKVDTPLYVERPPMEAAWIVDGMALLQQLKNPPATFGLLARHVLDILLNLARSNNAMYVHFVTDRYLNKSIKSAEREKRGVGGTEIFRIYSDDQSVPKQWKKFLSASTNKESLVKYVFQKWSSGDMDLHGVVIFIAHDQECHQICTTESGVECKPVPALHCNHEEADTRIFLHCSYASSVTKCNNIIIKSPDTDVMIIAVAMCSTLSTRLFFSTGVGNKKRIIDVSQVANNVGTDICSALIGFHVFTGCDSVSSFYGKGKVKCLKVLKSRPEFCNTFSSLGETFDVPNELSKTLQSFVCCLYGQTACTDVNQARLNLFRLDVRCETGMPPTQDALQKHILRANYQTAIHKLCFEQFPEVPPPISHGWKVVDDNLDIDWMDCPPAPDSVLEFVQCGCKKSKCRQRICSCVQNGLPCTDLCHCSDCDNKFAYNEVEEEEVDSDEEVI